Proteins encoded by one window of Shewanella avicenniae:
- a CDS encoding phosphotransferase yields the protein MAATIEQKVQQLLLEHRGERIISFDFSGRKYWLKQPEQLHGRMRLLKAHPASSLEQEKSCLLQLAEQHAPVPNVVYEQPGYMVLEDVGPTLKQWIARQDLSADFRRQVLLDSAEALAQLHQLGLAHGRPALRDISWQQGRVRFIDFEARAPRKGLLYQHIRDLLVYIHSLYRYLGPNNALITEVVAQYRRCGGERIWQASKSFLASWQWLYYLMKPFRHRGGRDVTPIFWLLWHFRHV from the coding sequence ATGGCCGCAACCATTGAGCAAAAAGTTCAGCAGTTGTTGCTAGAGCATCGAGGTGAACGGATCATCAGCTTCGATTTTTCCGGGCGAAAGTACTGGTTGAAACAACCAGAGCAATTGCACGGCAGAATGCGTCTCCTTAAAGCTCATCCAGCGTCCTCCCTCGAACAAGAAAAATCCTGCCTATTACAATTGGCCGAACAACATGCGCCAGTGCCCAATGTTGTGTATGAACAACCTGGTTATATGGTGCTAGAAGATGTTGGCCCCACCTTGAAACAGTGGATAGCGCGCCAAGATCTGTCGGCCGATTTTCGACGTCAAGTGTTACTCGACAGCGCTGAGGCGCTCGCACAACTGCATCAATTGGGTTTGGCACACGGTCGACCCGCGCTACGCGATATCAGTTGGCAACAAGGTCGGGTCAGGTTTATCGATTTTGAAGCCAGAGCACCGCGAAAAGGGCTGTTGTACCAACACATTCGCGATTTGCTGGTGTATATCCACAGCCTTTATCGGTATCTCGGCCCCAATAACGCACTTATTACCGAGGTGGTTGCCCAGTATCGCCGTTGTGGTGGTGAGCGCATTTGGCAGGCGAGTAAAAGTTTTCTCGCTAGCTGGCAATGGTTGTATTACCTGATGAAGCCATTTCGTCATCGCGGTGGCCGCGATGTTACGCCGATTTTCTGGTTACTGTGGCATTTTCGTCATGTCTAA
- the lpxK gene encoding tetraacyldisaccharide 4'-kinase, translating to MEAFVNRIWYQNHWLKWLLWPLSWLFGLISGVRRQLFRIGLKPVEQLPVPVLLVGNITVGGSGKTPLVIYLIELLRQQGYHPGVISRGYGSEQQQPRIVSTQALAKEVGDEPAMIVARTQVPMAVGQDRIATAKLLLAEHKVDIIISDDGLQHYRLGRDIELLVLDGKRQLGNGMLLPAGPLREGKWRLSTVDFIVENGAKQDSPTRFAMQLSADKLQPLQRDNSPSCEPKRIKAIAGIGNPQRFFDTLTELGYDIAQTKIFADHHPYSAADFAVNEAELALVMTEKDAIKCREFTLKNGWYLPVDARLSDEFSAQLLAKVANVVAQKTNAKNEG from the coding sequence GTGGAAGCCTTTGTAAACCGCATCTGGTATCAAAACCACTGGCTGAAATGGCTGTTGTGGCCATTGTCTTGGTTGTTTGGCTTGATAAGCGGCGTACGCCGCCAGCTGTTTCGGATTGGGCTAAAGCCAGTTGAACAGTTGCCAGTGCCGGTGTTGTTGGTGGGCAATATCACCGTGGGTGGCAGTGGTAAAACGCCGCTGGTGATTTATCTTATCGAGCTGTTGCGGCAGCAGGGATATCATCCCGGTGTCATCAGCCGCGGCTATGGTAGTGAGCAACAGCAGCCGAGGATTGTTAGCACCCAGGCCTTAGCCAAAGAGGTGGGTGACGAGCCGGCGATGATCGTGGCGCGTACGCAAGTCCCAATGGCGGTGGGGCAAGATCGCATCGCCACGGCAAAATTGCTATTAGCTGAGCACAAGGTTGACATCATCATCAGCGATGACGGTTTACAACACTACCGTTTGGGCCGAGATATCGAACTGCTGGTGTTAGATGGTAAACGCCAATTAGGCAACGGCATGCTGTTGCCCGCTGGTCCGTTGCGAGAAGGTAAATGGCGTCTATCGACGGTCGATTTTATTGTTGAAAACGGGGCTAAACAGGATTCGCCAACCCGGTTTGCAATGCAGTTATCAGCCGACAAATTGCAGCCGTTGCAGCGTGACAATTCGCCAAGTTGTGAGCCAAAACGCATTAAAGCGATCGCAGGGATTGGCAATCCGCAGCGCTTTTTCGATACTCTCACCGAGTTGGGGTATGATATTGCGCAGACCAAGATATTTGCTGACCATCACCCCTATAGCGCGGCGGATTTTGCAGTCAACGAAGCGGAATTGGCACTGGTGATGACGGAGAAAGATGCGATTAAATGTCGCGAATTTACCCTTAAGAACGGTTGGTATCTGCCGGTAGATGCTCGCCTATCTGATGAATTTTCGGCGCAATTGCTCGCAAAAGTTGCGAACGTAGTTGCCCAAAAAACTAATGCTAAAAATGAAGGATGA
- the msbA gene encoding lipid A export permease/ATP-binding protein MsbA, producing the protein MTKMPNPRNRDIFKRLLTYVADLKGIFIISALALVAYAIVDATFLYLIRPFIDEGFAATPTPSIVDGIEVANTHGFKSDSNVLKIAPFIVIGLFILRGFFNFVATYGVSYMSTRVVETMRQQVFDHILRLPVSFMDKMSPGELISKVTYDTEQIARASGNTLVTLIRDGVSVIAYLGVMFSMSWKLSLCILIIVPLIGVVVSVVNKRLRKVSRQIQNAMGTVTAASEQMIKGHKNVLIFGGQKTESARFAKVNKYNRYQNMKLATVQAISQPTVMVISSLALGAVIYAASLDSLHDELTAGIFAAMLSTMLALLQPIKNLTRLNAEFQRGMTACATVFELIDTPAEKDEGTHEVERVAGDIKFDNVSFSYPEQEKLALDQVSLEVKQGRTLALVGRSGSGKSTIASLITRFYGELREGQIMLDGIDIHDYSLKGLRSQIALVSQQVTLFNDTIANNIAYAYPGEVTREQVIEAATLAYAMEFIERLPDGLDTEIGENGVMLSGGQRQRIAIARAILRNAPVLILDEATSALDTESEKAIQKGLDNLRRNRTSIVIAHRLSTIENADEILVIDQGKVVERGNHKSLLEQNGMYAKLYQMQFGG; encoded by the coding sequence ATTTATTGATGAAGGCTTTGCGGCAACGCCAACACCGAGCATTGTCGATGGTATCGAAGTTGCGAATACCCATGGTTTCAAGTCAGACAGCAATGTGTTGAAAATTGCCCCGTTTATTGTAATCGGGCTGTTTATCCTGCGTGGCTTTTTTAACTTCGTGGCCACCTATGGCGTGTCTTATATGAGTACTCGTGTGGTGGAAACCATGCGCCAGCAGGTGTTTGACCATATTTTGCGTTTGCCTGTGAGCTTTATGGACAAGATGAGCCCAGGTGAACTGATTTCCAAAGTGACCTACGATACCGAACAAATCGCCCGCGCCTCAGGCAACACCTTGGTAACTCTGATCCGTGATGGCGTGAGTGTTATTGCCTATCTCGGGGTGATGTTTTCAATGTCGTGGAAACTATCACTGTGCATTTTGATCATTGTGCCGCTGATTGGTGTTGTTGTGTCTGTGGTAAACAAGCGCTTACGCAAGGTCTCGCGTCAAATCCAAAATGCGATGGGCACAGTGACTGCCGCTTCGGAGCAGATGATCAAAGGCCACAAAAACGTGCTGATTTTTGGTGGGCAGAAAACTGAGTCGGCTCGCTTTGCCAAAGTGAATAAATATAACCGTTACCAGAACATGAAGCTGGCCACGGTGCAGGCGATTAGCCAACCCACAGTGATGGTGATTAGTTCACTGGCGCTGGGTGCGGTTATTTATGCCGCTAGTCTTGATAGTCTGCATGATGAACTGACCGCCGGTATCTTTGCGGCAATGCTCAGTACCATGTTAGCGCTGTTGCAACCGATCAAAAACTTAACTCGCCTTAACGCCGAATTTCAGCGTGGTATGACGGCGTGTGCCACAGTGTTTGAGTTGATCGACACGCCAGCAGAGAAAGATGAAGGCACCCATGAAGTTGAACGCGTTGCCGGTGATATTAAGTTTGATAATGTCAGCTTTAGCTATCCAGAGCAGGAAAAGCTGGCGCTTGACCAAGTGTCACTGGAAGTAAAACAAGGCCGCACTTTGGCGTTGGTGGGGCGTTCGGGTTCAGGTAAATCGACCATTGCGAGTTTGATTACCCGCTTCTATGGCGAACTGCGTGAAGGCCAAATTATGCTCGATGGTATTGATATTCATGACTATTCGCTCAAAGGATTACGTAGTCAGATCGCACTCGTATCGCAACAGGTCACGCTGTTTAATGACACTATCGCGAACAACATCGCCTATGCCTACCCGGGTGAAGTGACCCGCGAACAAGTGATTGAAGCGGCCACCCTCGCGTATGCGATGGAGTTTATTGAACGTCTGCCAGATGGCCTAGATACTGAAATCGGTGAAAACGGGGTGATGTTATCCGGCGGTCAACGGCAACGTATTGCGATTGCGCGTGCCATTTTACGTAACGCGCCGGTGTTGATTTTGGATGAAGCCACCTCTGCATTAGACACAGAATCAGAAAAAGCCATTCAAAAAGGCTTAGATAATCTGCGCCGTAACCGTACATCTATCGTGATTGCCCACCGTTTATCGACCATTGAAAACGCCGATGAGATTTTGGTGATTGACCAAGGCAAAGTGGTGGAGCGTGGCAATCATAAATCCTTGCTTGAGCAAAATGGCATGTACGCCAAACTCTATCAGATGCAATTTGGGGGCTAA
- a CDS encoding Trm112 family protein produces the protein MAFDKKLLDIVACPVCKGKLEYNKEQQTLICKADRLVYQINDGIPVLLAEKATNLQEVAE, from the coding sequence ATGGCGTTTGATAAAAAACTTCTCGACATCGTGGCGTGCCCAGTATGCAAAGGCAAACTGGAATACAACAAAGAGCAGCAGACGCTGATCTGTAAAGCTGACCGCTTGGTTTATCAAATCAATGACGGTATTCCAGTGTTGTTGGCCGAGAAAGCAACCAACCTGCAAGAAGTGGCTGAATAG
- a CDS encoding efflux RND transporter permease subunit: MNLTRLALKRPVTTSMFFTAILLFGMAASRLLPLEMFPGIDIPEIYINVPYKGSSPAEVERDITNVLEESLATMGGIETLKSNSNQNGSEIEIEMKWGENVATRSLEAREKIDQVRNLLPDDVERVLIQQFSTADMPVLNIRISSERELSNAFDLLDKQLRVPLERVDGVSKVTLYGVEQKQIEVRIDADKLSASTIELPQLRSQLLAENFIVSGGTLRDSGVVYQVSPKGEFRDLDEIRALIVARGIHLGDIADVLYALPERTVGRHLDQKYAVGLDIYKESGANLVDVSDKVMTVINQVKQDPQFQGIKLFIMDNQGEGVKSSLNDLLMSGLIGALLSFAVLYLFLRNIPMTLVVVSSVPISIGLTLAGMYFLGYSLNVLSMMGLLLAVGMLIDNAVVVSESVLQEQQKEDRGDETVLLGVNKVALAVMAGTLTTAIVFLPNIFGVKVELTIFLEHVAVAICISLAASLLVAKTLIPLLLSRLHGKITLPEPKQSRLQLGYQRSLKWVLIHPKLSTFIAVVLLASTALPLSLVPKDSQDSESKERLYINYEVEGRHSLAVTEAMVNRMESYLYANKEAFHIDTVYSFYSPDEASSSVILLPDLPMDIAELKKKIREGFPRLAAAKPQFGWGDDNSGVRVTLTGRSTAELIKISEQVLPLLSNIDGLQDVRSELNGEQQEVIINVNRDSVARLGLKVRDIASTVSTALRGSQLRSFRHDPSGELRIQLLYDKSWQQSLQHLKDLPVANIDGRIYSLAQLADIQIQPRFDAIRHYNRETALSIGANLEKLEMDKAQQLIKQAMEHVNFPPGYGYSLRGGFEKQDKEQSVMMVNMLLAVAMIYIVMAALFESLLLPSAIITSILFSITGVFWALWLTATPMSVMAMIGVLVLLGIVVNNGIVLVDQINQMTPALDELSSTITDVCITRLRPVLMTVGTTILGLVPLAMGDTQIGGGGPPYSPMAIAIIGGLAFSTATSLYLVPLCYQAFFRLRYRSSVGWQRSLKLSQRLLPWLGS; the protein is encoded by the coding sequence ATGAACCTCACTCGCTTAGCGTTAAAACGCCCAGTGACCACCAGCATGTTTTTCACTGCAATATTGCTGTTCGGTATGGCCGCCTCTCGCTTGTTACCGCTCGAGATGTTTCCAGGGATTGATATTCCTGAAATCTATATCAATGTACCGTACAAAGGCTCATCGCCAGCCGAAGTCGAGCGCGATATTACCAACGTGCTGGAAGAGTCACTGGCCACCATGGGCGGGATTGAGACTTTAAAATCTAATTCCAATCAAAATGGCAGTGAAATCGAAATCGAGATGAAATGGGGTGAAAACGTCGCCACCCGGAGTCTTGAGGCGCGCGAAAAAATCGATCAAGTCAGAAATCTGTTACCCGATGATGTAGAGCGTGTGCTGATCCAGCAATTTTCTACCGCCGATATGCCGGTGTTGAACATTCGCATCTCCAGCGAACGGGAGTTATCGAACGCATTTGACCTGTTAGATAAACAACTGCGCGTACCACTAGAGCGGGTTGATGGCGTATCAAAAGTCACTCTTTATGGTGTTGAGCAAAAGCAGATTGAAGTGCGCATTGATGCCGACAAACTTAGCGCCAGTACCATTGAACTGCCGCAGTTGCGCAGCCAACTGCTCGCCGAAAACTTCATTGTCAGTGGCGGTACCCTACGCGATAGCGGCGTGGTTTATCAAGTGTCGCCTAAAGGCGAGTTTCGCGATCTTGATGAGATTCGAGCACTAATCGTCGCCCGCGGCATTCATCTTGGCGATATCGCCGATGTGCTCTACGCGTTGCCAGAACGGACGGTAGGACGCCATCTGGATCAGAAATACGCCGTCGGACTCGATATCTACAAAGAATCTGGCGCTAATCTGGTCGACGTATCAGACAAAGTCATGACGGTGATTAACCAAGTTAAACAGGATCCCCAATTTCAGGGCATTAAGCTGTTTATCATGGATAACCAAGGCGAAGGAGTAAAATCGTCACTCAATGACCTGCTGATGTCAGGCCTGATTGGTGCTTTGCTATCATTTGCGGTGTTGTACCTGTTCTTACGTAATATTCCAATGACGCTTGTGGTCGTTTCCTCTGTGCCAATCTCGATTGGATTAACACTCGCGGGCATGTATTTCCTCGGCTACAGCCTCAACGTCCTGTCGATGATGGGCCTGTTGTTGGCTGTGGGCATGTTGATTGATAACGCGGTGGTCGTCTCTGAAAGCGTATTGCAGGAGCAGCAAAAAGAGGATCGTGGCGATGAAACAGTGCTGCTTGGGGTGAATAAAGTGGCGCTGGCGGTCATGGCAGGCACACTGACAACGGCCATCGTATTTTTACCGAATATCTTCGGCGTAAAGGTAGAACTGACGATATTTCTCGAACACGTGGCGGTGGCTATCTGTATTTCGTTGGCAGCGAGTTTATTGGTCGCTAAAACCCTCATCCCGCTGTTGCTATCTCGACTACATGGCAAAATCACACTCCCTGAGCCGAAACAAAGCCGATTACAGCTTGGCTATCAACGGTCACTCAAATGGGTGTTAATCCATCCCAAACTCTCCACATTTATCGCTGTAGTGCTGTTAGCCTCAACGGCACTGCCATTAAGTTTGGTGCCTAAGGACAGCCAAGACAGTGAGAGTAAAGAGCGACTTTACATCAATTATGAAGTCGAAGGTCGCCATAGTTTGGCAGTAACTGAGGCGATGGTAAACCGGATGGAAAGCTATTTATATGCCAACAAGGAAGCGTTTCATATTGATACCGTGTACAGCTTTTACTCACCGGATGAGGCAAGTTCCAGTGTCATATTGCTGCCAGATCTGCCCATGGATATCGCTGAGTTAAAAAAGAAAATTCGTGAAGGTTTTCCTCGCTTAGCGGCTGCCAAACCACAATTTGGTTGGGGCGACGATAATTCGGGTGTACGGGTAACCTTAACCGGCAGGTCTACCGCCGAGCTCATTAAGATCAGTGAGCAAGTGTTACCACTGCTCTCCAATATCGACGGTTTACAAGATGTGCGTTCTGAGCTGAACGGTGAGCAACAAGAAGTCATTATTAACGTTAATCGTGACAGTGTTGCCCGACTTGGCCTCAAAGTACGTGACATCGCCAGTACCGTATCCACTGCATTAAGGGGCTCACAATTACGTTCATTTCGACATGATCCAAGCGGTGAGCTACGGATTCAGTTGCTGTATGACAAGTCATGGCAACAATCGCTGCAACACCTCAAAGATCTTCCTGTTGCCAACATTGATGGTCGAATTTACTCACTAGCGCAGCTCGCTGACATTCAAATTCAGCCGCGGTTTGATGCCATTCGCCACTACAACCGTGAAACCGCATTATCGATTGGTGCCAACCTCGAGAAACTGGAGATGGATAAAGCGCAGCAGTTGATTAAACAAGCCATGGAACATGTGAATTTTCCGCCCGGTTATGGCTATTCACTTCGCGGCGGTTTTGAGAAGCAAGATAAAGAACAATCGGTGATGATGGTCAATATGCTATTGGCGGTAGCGATGATTTACATCGTGATGGCGGCATTGTTTGAATCACTGCTACTGCCTAGCGCCATTATTACCAGTATTCTGTTTTCGATTACTGGCGTATTTTGGGCGTTGTGGCTAACCGCTACCCCCATGTCGGTGATGGCAATGATCGGGGTACTGGTGTTATTAGGCATTGTGGTTAATAACGGCATTGTATTGGTCGATCAAATCAACCAAATGACGCCGGCACTCGATGAGTTATCAAGCACCATTACCGATGTCTGTATCACTCGTTTGCGCCCAGTGTTGATGACGGTTGGCACCACAATATTAGGCTTAGTTCCTTTGGCTATGGGCGACACTCAGATAGGGGGTGGAGGCCCACCCTACTCGCCAATGGCAATCGCCATTATTGGCGGCTTGGCGTTTTCAACCGCCACCAGCCTTTATTTAGTGCCGTTATGTTATCAAGCCTTTTTCCGCCTACGCTATCGCTCATCCGTTGGTTGGCAACGTTCGCTTAAGCTAAGTCAACGATTACTGCCGTGGCTTGGATCTTAG